In the genome of Notamacropus eugenii isolate mMacEug1 chromosome 5, mMacEug1.pri_v2, whole genome shotgun sequence, one region contains:
- the LOC140508651 gene encoding olfactory receptor 56A3, with the protein MMLPSNRSSTTEFSEFLLNCFVRSPSWQRWLSLPLSLLFLLAMGANATLLITIRLEASLHEPMYYLLSLLSLLDIVLCLSVIPKVLLIFWFDLRPISFSACFLQMYIMNCFLAMESCTFLIMAYDRYIAICHPLRYPSIITDQFVAKAAIFIVARNALATIPIPILSAQLHYCQYNVIENCICANLSVSKLSCNDITINRLYQFAGGWTLLGSDLVLIFLSYSFILRAVLRLKAKGAAAKAMSTCGSHFILILFFSTILLVFVLTHVAKKMVSPDVPILLNVLHHVIPAALNPIVYGVRTQEIKQGILKLLRKGQ; encoded by the coding sequence ATGATGTTGCCCAGCAATAGGTCCTCAACAACTGAGTTCTCTGAGTTTCTCCTCAACTGTTTTGTCAGATCTCCAAGCTGGCAGCGCTGGCTCTCCCTGCCCCTGAGCCTGCTTTTCCTTCTGGCCATGGGGGCCAATGCCACCCTCCTGATCACCATCCGACTGGAGGCCTCTCTGCACGAGCCAATGTACTACCTGCTCAGCCTGCTTTCCCTGCTGGACATTGTACTCTGCCTCAGTGTTATCCCTAAGGTCCTGCTCATCTTCTGGTTTGATCTCAGACCCATAAGTTTCTCTGCTTGCTTCCTCCAAATGTATATTATGAACTGCTTCCTGGCTATGGAGTCTTGTACCTTCTTGATAATGGCATATGATAGATATATTGCCATCTGCCACCCACTGCGCTACCCATCCATCATTACTGATCAATTCGTTGCCAAGGCTGCCATTTTCATAGTGGCCCGGAATGCTCTTGCCACCATACCAATACCTATTCTCTCTGCTCAGCTACACTACTGTCAGTACAATGTCATTGAGAATTGTATCTGTGCCAACTTGTCAGTGTCCAAACTCTCTTGCAATGACATTACGATTAATCGCCTCTACCAGTTTGCAGGGGGATGGACTCTGCTAGGTTCTGACCTCGTCCTCATCTTCCTCTCCTACTCCTTCATTCTTCGAGCTGTACTGAGGCTTAAGGCAAAGGGGGCTGCAGCCAAGGCCATGAGTACGTGTGGCTCCCACTTCATCCTCATCCTCTTTTTCAGCACCATCCTGCTGGTCTTTGTTCTTACTCATGTGGCCAAAAAGATGGTCTCTCCTGATGTGCCCATTCTGCTCAATGTCTTGCACCATGTCATCCCTGCAGCTCTCAACCCCATTGTCTATGGAGTTCGGACCCAGGAGATCAAGCAAGGCATTCTGAAGTTACTGAGGAAGGGTCAATGA
- the LOC140507536 gene encoding olfactory receptor 56A4-like, with amino-acid sequence MALSPNHSSTQVTEFLMICLPGMQDVQHWLSVPLAPLLVLALGTNMVLLLAIHQEASLHEPMYYLLAVLSLLDIILCLTVIPKVLLIFWFDMKPISFTGCFLQMFMMNTFLPMESSTLVVMAYDRYVAVCQPLHYPSIITGEFVVKAAMFIIFRNLLVTLPTPILAARLDYCSGNVIENCICANLSVVRLSCGDIHLNKLYQFVSVWCLMGSDLVLIFFSYCFILKAVLKLHSVTAAIKALSTCGSHFILILFFYTLLVVLVITNVARKQIPLDIPILLNVLHHLIPPAINPIVYGVRTQEIKHGILKLLKS; translated from the exons ATGGCACTGTCACCCAACCACTCCTCAACCCAGGTCACTGAGTTCCTGATGATCTGTCTCCCTGGGATGCAGGATGTGCAGCATTGGCTGTCTGTACCTCTGGCCCCACTGTTGGTGCTGGCCTTGGGGACCAATATGGTGCTATTGCTGGCTATCCATCAAGAGGCTTCTCTACATGAGCCAATGTACTACCTGCTTGCTGTTCTGTCTTTACTTGATATCATACTCTGCCTCACTGTCATCCCCAAG GTCCTACTTATCTTCTGGTTTGACATGAAACCCATTAGCTTCACAGGCTGTTTCTTACAAATGTTCATGATGAATACCTTTCTACCTATGGAGTCTTCTACCCTAGTTGTCATGGCATATGACCGCTATGTTGCTGTTTGTCAGCCTTTGCACTACCCATCCATCATCACTGGTGAGTTTGTGGTCAAAGCTGCAATGTTTATCATCTTCAGAAATTTATTGGTTACACTGCCCACCCCAATCCTCGCTGCCCGACTGGACTACTGTTCAGGGAATGTGATAGAAAACTGCATTTGTGCCAACCTCTCTGTGGTTCGACTCTCTTGTGGGGATATCCATCTTAACAAACTCTACCAATTTGTGAGTGTCTGGTGCCTGATGGGTTCTGATCTGGTGctaattttcttctcttactgcttcATCCTGAAGGCTGTATTGAAGTTGCATTCTGTGACAGCAGCCATAAAGGCACTGAGCACCTGTGGCTCCCACTTCATCCTGATCCTCTTTTTCTACACGTTACTTGTGGTTCTGGTCATTACTAACGTGGCCAGGAAGCAAATCCCTCTAGATATCCCAATCCTTCTCAATGTTCTGCACCACCTCATCCCACCAGCCATCAACCCCATTGTCTATGGGGTTCGAACTCAGGAAATCAAGCATGGCATTTTGAAACTGCTCAAAAGTTAA
- the LOC140508650 gene encoding olfactory receptor 56A4-like, which produces MALSINGSSNQVTEFLMICFPGMQDTQHWLSIPLTPLLVLALGANVVLLLAIQREASLHEPMYYLLAILSLLDVILCLTVIPKVLVIFWFNMKPISFTGCFLQMFVMNTFLPMESSTFLIMAYDRYVAICHPLHYPSIITEQFVVKAAIFIIFRNLLVTLPTPILAARLDYCAGNVIENCICANISVARLSCGDIRLNKLYQFVSVWCLLGSDLVLILLSYCFILKAVLGLQSGGAATKALSTCGSHLILILFFYTLLLVFIFTNKAGKKVPAEVPILLNVLHHLIPPALNPIVYGVRTQEIKHGILKLLMYQK; this is translated from the exons ATGGCCTTATCGATCAATGGCTCTTCAAACCAGGTGACTGAGTTTCTGATGATCTGCTTCCCAGGGATGCAGGACACACAGCACTGGCTGTCAATACCACTGACTCCTCTTCTAGTTCTAGCCCTGGGGGCCAATGTGGTGCTGTTGTTGGCCATTCAGAGAGAGGCTTCTTTACATGAGCCCATGTATTATCTGTTGGCCATCCTCTCCCTCTTGGATGTCATTCTCTGCTTAACTGTCATCCCTAAG GTCCTGGTCATCTTCTGGTTCAACATGAAGCCCATTAGCTTCACAGGCTGCTTTCTACAGATGTTTGTCATGAATACTTTCCTGCCCATGGAGTCATCCACTTTTCTGATCATGGCCTATGACCGCTACGTTGCTATCTGtcatccactgcactacccatCCATCATCACTGAACAATTTGTAGTCAAGGCTGCCATATTCATTATCTTTCGCAACCTGCTGGTCACATTGCCTACCCCAATCTTGGCTGCCCGGCTGGACTACTGTGCAGGGAATGTAATAGAAAACTGCATCTGTGCCAACATCTCTGTGGCTCGACTCTCCTGTGGAGATATCCGTCTTAACAAACTCTACCAGTTTGTGAGTGTCTGGTGCCTGCTGGGCTCTGACTTGGtgctcattttgctttcttactGCTTCATCTTGAAGGCTGTGTTGGGGCTACAGTCTGGAGGAGCAGCCACAAAGGCTCTGAGTACCTGTGGCTCCCACCTGATCCTCATCCTTTTCTTCTATACACTTTTACTGGTCTTCATCTTTACCAATAAAGCTGGCAAGAAAGTGCCTGCTGAAGTGCCCATCCTTCTCAATGTCCTGCACCACCTCATCCCACCAGCCCTCAACCCCATTGTCTATGGAGTTCGCACTCAGGAGATCAAGCATGGCATCTTGAAATTGCTGATGTACCAAAAATGA